The DNA sequence ttccTGAGGAGGCCACATTCAAGCTTGCCCTACGAGCCATCAAACTATGGGCGCAGCGTCGAGCCGTCTACGCGAACATTATGGGTTTTCCGGGAGGCGTCGCCTGGGCAATGTTGGTGGCTCGTGTTTGCCAGCTGTATCCCAAGGCCGAGACGTCAGTCATCGTCAACAAGTTCTTTTTGGTgattggccaatggcgatggcCGCAGCCCGTACTGCTTAAGCCCATAGGCAGCGGTCCTCTCCCAGTCCGCGTCTGGAATCCCAAAGTATGCATGCATTGGAAAGACTGCTCCTAGCCCGTCCATGGGACATGCTGACGCGGTTGACTGCTAGGTTTACAAAGGCGATTCATTCCACCTTATGCCCGTCATTACTCCAGCGTATCCTTCCATGTGTGCGACGTTCAACATTACCCGATCCTCGATGACCATTATCCAGCGCGAGCTGCGACGCGGGCTAGAAATCTCCGAGGAAATCATGGTTGGCAAGAGACCGTGGAGCGACTTGTTTGTCAAGCATACATTTTTCACGCAAGGCTACCGATATTACATCTCCGTCGTCTCTGCGAGCAAGAACAAAGAAGCGCACAAGGTGTGGTCGGGCTACGTGGAGTCCAAGGTCCGAATGCTCGTGCAAAAGCTAGAGCAGCATTCGTCCATTGCGCTTGCGCATCCGTTCAACAAGGGATACGACCGGCGACACCTTTGTAAGAACGATCACGAGATCGAGCAAGTGCAGGAAGGAAGCCTTGAATTTGTTATCAAAGATGAGGGCAAAGGTCAAACGAGCGAAGAAAAGAACCCTAAGCTCGAGGAGAATCAAGATTCTTCTGCGCCCACCTCTCCAGTCGAGGTCTACACCACCACTCATTACATTGGTATTGAGCTAGAAGAGGGTACGGCCCTTTCAACCCCCCCTGCCTCTGcactttgtttttgtttcttgccaTACTTGGAGATTCCATGTCCTTGTGATGCTGATTTTGCAGGCGCCAAATCTCTGGATCTATCATATCAAGTCGATGAGTTCAAGGTCCTATGTACCAGCTGGAAGAAGTATGAAGATGAACTGCGGCCATTAGTGTCTCTGGGTGTACAGCACGTTCGAAAGTAAGCCACATTGCCTCCGCTTTTTATTGGTCGAAGAATATTGGTTGATAGTTGGCAAAGTTTCAATCTCCCAGACGACGTCTTTGAAGCCGGAGAAACGAAGCCCCAAAAGAAGAGCGCTAAAAGCCTGGCGAGCAAGAAGCGAGGCCCGACAGAGGTAATACGATCGCATCGACTATCCCCTCCGCGCTGTGGGATGCGATTCCTCCATCCAGTCTCCTAAGCAGGGACAGAGCGTACTGACTGGTTGATAGGACAACACCCCGCCAGCGAAGAGACAGCAAGCTTCAGTTGTAGCTGCTGGTTGACGAGAAACGACATACAATGCTCGCGGTTCAAACCTCCATTTCCGTTTGGACAAGTACTTTCCTGAAAACTCAAGCTGACGTTAAGGAAGTGGatgaatctttttttctttcccttcgTCGTAATTCCCGCTAGTATTATCTGGAAAACTCAGCGTACACGACCGGCCAAATAGCTTTCCAATCCCCCattgtttttgctttctatttctttgactttttactcttttttttcttctttttttttgcattgtCCTTGTCTTATTTCGTACTCGTCCATCCCTGAGGCGGGCATACGAAGTACATAATAAAACGGCGCCTAATCTGATCTTAGCAGGGCGATGATAGCGGGCAGCTGCGGCATCACCACCTTATACCGCATATTCTACGATTCCGTAGCAAATAACCTTCGGTCGTATCTACACTGGCTCAAGGGTCCTCTGGGGTGAAACTAcccttgttcttttttcgtTCAGATTTGCATTTAAGCCCGTAGCAGGGGGACTAAATTTAGATAGGTAGATTTGGTTGCCATGAATGCAATTACTTTAAGACATTGAAAACTGGCCGGGAATCTGTAAAGTGTGCGAGACATCAAGTCATATTAAACCTGCTCTTGAGTCGGCAAGGGAGTGTCCCTTAGTGAGCTTTTAGAGTACTCAGCTCAGTCCCCCCTCTTTTTCAAAGGAAAGCCAAAGACTGCGACATTGCAAGCCAGGCCCTTTTGTCATCATAGACTGTCACCAGGTATTGTCATCATAGatcgtcatcatccaaaTCGCTGCCGCTGGACCAGTCATCCTCATACGCGGCTCCCAGCTCGGCCAGGCCATTCGCCAGATTCTCCCTGTCCTCCAGCGGGATGCTCAAGGCTACCCGCGATCGCAGATCCTTCATCTTGTACACAATCGAGCCATCTGAAGCAAGAGACGTGTAGACGGCAATGTTGTTTGCGTCTTCAACATCGTAGTTGTATATTGACGGGAAGCTGTCAAGGAGGGGGTAAAGGAGGGAGGTTTCGTAGCTGTATTTCACTTCACGGttaacattttttttttctctttcaagTTACACTCATCTCATGGTGTAATTAAACAAACTCACTTTCGCACGACCGTGTTTCCAATAATGGGCCGTTGGTTTGCCGCAGACTCATCATTCTCATTGCTTGAGCCGTCCGGCCTCCGCATGCCTGACAGTCTTCCAAAGGctcgactgctgctgctccctgTCTTGAGACCATCTTTCAAACTTCCAATTTGCGACAGATCCATGTCCGGACGCTCACCCGACTCCAAGGCCGCAGGTCCCACAGACATGCGCATATTCGCAAGCGTCTGCCGGCCAGACACATTCAGACACTCGGCCATGTCTGCCAAACTCACAGGCTGGCTTGTCCCATCCAGCCGTCGCCGAGAGGGCAATGAAGCGCTTTCCGCCGCCGTAGACAGAAGCGCAGAGACATTCCACGCCGAAGTGTAGTCCATCCCAACGCCATTCGGAAGACGTCCCTCCGGCACAGCAAGCGGCACCACCATACTCGCCTGAGCACAGACTTCATTCAGACTCAGTGCCGTAttcgccagcctcagccgtctcttctccctcgcaACCGTCGACGTGGGACTCTGCAGCCCCCAGACCCAAATACACGTCTTCGGATGCTCATCCCTCAACGCCTCGAGATACGAGCCCGCAAAGCCGCCCCAGGCATCGTCCAGCGTGGTGTACACCTGAATCCCTTGCATCTGGTCGCACTCCTCCACAAACGGCCTCCAGTCGCGGTCGACAATCTCatcctgcttctccagcgagGCAAACAGCTCCGTGCCCATCGAGTGCCGCTCAAAGGGCATGATGCTCGAGTGCAGCTCAAAGTCGTAGAGCTGCACAAGCGACTTGGGGTGGTAGTAGACACGCGAGAAGTCGGACCAGTAGCGCACGTCTGAGGCGGCGAGCTTGGAGGCTGGCTGGAtgccggcgtcgagggcCTT is a window from the Trichoderma atroviride chromosome 5, complete sequence genome containing:
- a CDS encoding uncharacterized protein (BUSCO:EOG092D1BU7), which codes for MASEQVYGVTPPISVNLPTEAEKRASDALKDELRRQKTFESPSETDKRWKVLDSLQLICNEFVRKVATEKEPKNEILIKNARGKVFTYGSFRLGVFGPGSDIDTLIVAPKYVTREDYFKYFPDLLVAMAPAGAITDLTVVTDAFVPIIKFEYSDISIDLIFSRIIQKQISPDFADLKDSSLLRGLDEAELRSLNGTRVTDEILALVPEEATFKLALRAIKLWAQRRAVYANIMGFPGGVAWAMLVARVCQLYPKAETSVIVNKFFLVIGQWRWPQPVLLKPIGSGPLPVRVWNPKVYKGDSFHLMPVITPAYPSMCATFNITRSSMTIIQRELRRGLEISEEIMVGKRPWSDLFVKHTFFTQGYRYYISVVSASKNKEAHKVWSGYVESKVRMLVQKLEQHSSIALAHPFNKGYDRRHLCKNDHEIEQVQEGSLEFVIKDEGKGQTSEEKNPKLEENQDSSAPTSPVEVYTTTHYIGIELEEGAKSLDLSYQVDEFKVLCTSWKKYEDELRPLVSLGVQHVRNFNLPDDVFEAGETKPQKKSAKSLASKKRGPTEDNTPPAKRQQASVVAAG
- a CDS encoding uncharacterized protein (EggNog:ENOG41~BUSCO:EOG092D29QC) — encoded protein: MREIVTLQLGSLSNYVATHFWNTQESYFTYSEDEKSHVDHNVHFRAGVGEDGSDTFLPRTVVYDLKGGFGSLRKMNPMYDARSEDAAVASLWHGKPAVHKENAVSAIDYQKALDAGIQPASKLAASDVRYWSDFSRVYYHPKSLVQLYDFELHSSIMPFERHSMGTELFASLEKQDEIVDRDWRPFVEECDQMQGIQVYTTLDDAWGGFAGSYLEALRDEHPKTCIWVWGLQSPTSTVAREKRRLRLANTALSLNEVCAQASMVVPLAVPEGRLPNGVGMDYTSAWNVSALLSTAAESASLPSRRRLDGTSQPVSLADMAECLNVSGRQTLANMRMSVGPAALESGERPDMDLSQIGSLKDGLKTGSSSSRAFGRLSGMRRPDGSSNENDESAANQRPIIGNTVVRNYETSLLYPLLDSFPSIYNYDVEDANNIAVYTSLASDGSIVYKMKDLRSRVALSIPLEDRENLANGLAELGAAYEDDWSSGSDLDDDDL